The window AGGGCAAACAAGGAGGGCGGAGACATCTATGCGGACATGGAATTACAAGATGCCGGAGGCACGGAAGGGAAGAACTCCGAAGCGTTCGCCCAGGAGCGGCTCGACAAGTTCATGAATAATGACTATGTCGATGCCAATGGCGTTACGCTGTGTGTCCTGGAGACGACCGGCGGACCTGGTGACGTGGTTCTTTGTCACCCGTTCCTGTACCATGCTTCATCGCAAAACTTGAACGGCATTCCTCGGTTCATGTGCAACCGTACGACACCTTTGAGAGAAAGACTGAACCTAAACAGAGATAGTACAGCTTATTACTCTCCGCTTGAAACCAGCATTCGTAGAGCGCTTGGACGGCAGGATACCTTGATAAACCAATAGAGTACCGAGATGTGTAATGGGATGGAACGAAACAACAATGTGGTAGCAGTAAAGCCGGATCGCTGTCAGCTCAGCGTGGTTAATTATTTTATGACCAACCAACATACTAAGGGGATATCGAAAATGGAGAAAATAAAAGTCGGCATTATCGGAACGGGAAACATCAGTAACGCTTACTTTCATAACGGAAAGCGCTTCGAATCGATGGATATCGTCGCTTGTGCGGACCTGGACATCGAGCGCGCGAAAGCGAAAGCTGCGGAACACGGGGTCAAGGCGTACTCTGTTTCCGAAATACTGAGCGATCCGGATATCAAGCTCATCATCAATCTGACGGTTCCGCAGGCTCACGCGGATGTCAGTCTTCAAGCGTTGGAAGCGGGCAAACACGTCTTTGTAGAAAAGCCTCTGGCGGTAACACGTGAAGATGGACGAAGAGTGCTCGATTTGGCGAAAAGCAAAGGACTTTCGGTAGGCTGCGCTCCAGATACGTTCTTGGGCGGGGGTATCCAAACTTGCATAAAGCTAATTGAGGACGGCTGGATCGGCACTCCGATTGGCGCAACGGCGTTCATGGTGGGCGATGGGCCGGAAGGCTGGCACCCAAATCCAGAGTTTTTCTATAAATCCGGCGGCGGACCGATGTTCGACATGGGGCCATATTACTTGACTGCACTCATCGCACTGCTGGGACCGATTAAAAAAGTAACCGGTATGACGAATATTTCCTTCCCGGAGCGGACGATCGGAAGCGGGCCGAACGTCGGGCAAAAGATTCTTGTGGAAACTCCGACACATATCGCCGGCGTCATGGAGTTCGCTTCTGGCCCGATCGGAACGATATTGACCAGCTTCGACGTGAAAGGCGGTACCCAACTTCCGCGCATCGAGGTGTACGGTAGTCAAGGAACGCTAATTGTTCCGGATCCGAATACTTTCGGAGGACCGGTGATCATTCAAAGGGCGGGCGGGCAGGTGTGGTCGGAAATCCCGCTCACGCACGGTTACTCCGAGAACTCGCGCGGAATTGGTGCGGCTGACATGGTGAAAGCGATCGCAACTGGACGTAAGTGCCGCGCGAACGGGGAGATGGCTTTCCACGTGTTGGAGGCAATGCATGGTTTCCACGATGCTTCCGTCCAAGAAACCCATTATTTTATGAAGAGTACCTGCGAGAAACCGACTCTGCTTCCCATCGGACTTACGGTCTAAAGCCGAACAACGTGGAATCTTGCAAGGGGAGTTGCCCAGAAGCACTCCGATGCCCATCATAAAGAGATCCAAAATATCCAGGTTTATTCAGCATCTGCTTCCATTATCATTCAAGTTCATTGTCTTTATCATGGATGTATTGAAACACGCACAAAATATGCTGTGGGCAGCAAAGGCATGGTTTAAGCTTCAAATTTCCTGTAACTTGGAATCATATCAAGTGGTATGGACGCGGGCCATGGGAAAACTACGCAGACCGTAAATCTTCGGCATTAGTCGGTATTTATGAAAGCACCGTTGCACAACAACATGTACCATATATCGTTCCAGTTGAATGCGGCGGCAAGGAAGATGCCCGTTATCCATATGTATCCTCAGATCATCGTCAAGTAAAAATTACTGCAGAAGGTCACTTCCATTTTGATATTCATCATCACAGCATTAAACAGTATGACAATGCCGCTTATGAAGGTGAACTTGGCAAATCCGATGCGGTTTATCTATCGATTACAAACATACAGGTCTTGGCGGTGAGGATGGTTGGAGCAAAAATATTCATGATGAATACAAAATTAAAAAAGGGATCTATAGTTACAGGATGACATTGGAGATCATCGAGTAAACTTACGGTACCGCCCTAGAGTCCGCTATAAAGGGGTTAACGTTAGAAGGGTTTAACCAATACCACAGGATGTCCCATCGCAGCCGAACTGGCGATACCATAGCATATCTAAAAAGGAAGGAGTAAAGAGGATGAACCGTAAAGTAGAACAATGGGACATGTTTGAACTCAGCGTAAAAGGACCTGCGGAAGGAAATCCTTTTACGGATGTAACTTTCAGCGCCACATTCAAGCAACGTGAAAGAAGTATTGAAGTGCCGGGATTCTATGATGGTGCCGGGACTTATAAGGTCAGATTTATGCCAGGCGAACAGGGAGTATGGACCTATGAGACAAGCGGCAACCTTTCGGAATTGAAGGGATTGTCTGGTGAATTCGAATGCGTCGCGCCTGCTGAGGGCAATCATGGTCCGGTGAAAGTGAGTGATACCTATCATTTTGCTTACGCCGACGGCACACCTCACGATTCTGTAGGAACAACCTGCTACGTATGGACGCATCAAGGGGATGAACTTGAAGAGTTAACGCTTAGGACGCTCAAAAAGGCTCCTTTTAACAAAATGAGAATGTGTGTGTTTCCGAAGCATTACCTTTATAATAATAACGATCCTTTATCGTATCCCTTTGAAGGTTCCAGGGAAGAGGGTTGGAACTTTACGAGATTCAACCCCGAATTTTTCCGGCATTTCGAAAAGAGAGTGGATGATCTTAGAAATCTTGGAATCGAAGCGGATATCATCCTGTTCCACCCTTATGATAATGGCAGATGGGGCTTTGATAAGATGGGCATGGAAGTCAATATCAGATATCTGCGTTACCTGATCGCTCGTTTGTCGGCTTTCCGAAACATATGGTGGTCCATGGCCAACGAATATGATCTCATGGGGAATATGAGTATAGATGACTGGGACGTGATCATACAAACTGTGGCGGAGTACGATCCTTACGATCATCTTCGTTCGATTCATAACTGCGGACCGTTCTATGACCACAACCATTCTTTGCTCACCCATGTAAGCGTCCAGAACTCTAATCTGAGGGGCATTCTTCAGTGGAGAGAACAATACAATAAACCGGTGGTCGTGGACGAATGTGCCTATGAAGGGAACCTCGGCTATGTATGGGGCAATGTAACAGAGCAGGAAATGACGCGCAGATTCTGGGAGGGTTTTTTGAGCGGCGGATATGTGGGACACGGAGAGACCTATGTTCATCCGGATGAAATCTTATGGTGGTCAAAGGGTGGGGAGCTGCACGGTCAAAGCCCTGATAGAATCGCTTTCATGAAAGAAATCATGGAGAGCGTGCCCAGAGAATACCGCGAACCCGTAACCTTTCAGCCTCACTGGGAAAACAGTCCCTGCATAGGTAAAGAAGGAGAGTATTATTTGGTGTACTTTGGAATTCACAGGCCTGCAGTAAAGTACTTAGAACTCACGAAGGATAGAAAGTATAAAATCGAAATTATCAATACGTGGGAGATGACGGTCACTCCACTAGAAGGAATTTATGATGCAAACAGCAACGTGGAGCTTCCCGGAAAGCAATATATTGCACTAAGAATACAAAAAACATAACAAATAACAGAGCACTCACGCCCCAAGGGATGAGTGCTTTTTGTGGGATCAACGGAACTTGCAGATCTTAAGGTTGACGAATCGTTCTTAATGATGCCGGCTTCATGCGCAAGAACAATTGGTCTGCCTGGTTTTCCGATCCTCTATACATTTTGCATTTTCTGTACAGGTATGCGGATTGTAACAGCCGTACCTATTCCTGGTTTGCTATCAAAAGCAAGTCCATAACCCGGACCATAAAACAGATGGATCCGCTCATTAATGTTTCGCAGGCCGTATCCGCTTCCTCTCGTTCGATTGTTGAGATCATTCGTGAGCAGTTTCGATACGATATCCGGAGACATCCCTTCGCCATCATCAGAAACGATAATCACGATATCCCCTTGGAGAACCGCCAAGAAACTCTTGCCGTTTGGATCCTGATCAGTGAAGTAAGAGCTGGGGACCCATAGAATCCCTTTGCCGCTGTCCATCAACCGCTTGAACCAATAGGTCTGACGTGCTTTCTGCAGATTAAACAGGTTGACATTCTCTTCGGAATAAAACAATTGCTCATTAACAAACAATTTGACGCTTTGAAATGATTAAGGCTATTGGTAGTTTGGAGACGCAATTCGCGGCTTTTAATATTGCAGGAGGGAAAGCTGCCGGGAATCGTACTTTAGAAATGTGGGGACATGCCTTGCATAGCTGTCAAACGGCCTATAACAATTTATATGCACAACTTCGAAAAGAGTTTGGGGTATATCGGTAAGGTCTGGTTACTAATATAGGTGATATCAGGTAATATTGCAGCAATAGCTTTCATGGGGGTATAGATGTCTACATATTGGACACTTCAGACAGCAGAGGTTTGGGAGCAATTTAAAAAACAAGGATATTTAGAAGGAACAAAAGAGCATGTAATGTACCCATATGAGTATTTGTGGATGATGAAACAAATGAATAATAGATTAACTAATTATGGACGCCGGTTTAGTAAGAATTAATTCCGAGACAGCCGGGGTGGAGCTGCAGGCTCCGTTCGGCGGAATGAAGCAGTCTAGCTCTCATTCGCGCGAGCAAGGCCAGGCGGCCATTGAATTTTACACATCGATAAAAACGGTATTTCTCAAAGCGTAAGCGTATCACTTTTGCTATGAAACCTAATTCGGAAGGGTGAGGGTTGATGACAGAGCAATTAAAATCGATTATGGCAAATGAAAATAACGATTTGTTTACAATCCGTACGCATACGCAGGGCCCAAAAGGCTCACTGCCACTAACAAAAGAAATGTTATTGGATGCTCCAAGCGGAGAATTGTTCGGACTTACCCAAAATGTTGGGATGGGGTGGAAACCGTCTCGCCTGAAGGGTAAACAGTATCTGTTGTTAAGCACGCAAGGAGGCATACGTAAGGAAGACGGGAGTCCAGTTGCGCTCGGCTATCATACCGGTCACTGGGAGGTTGGCCTGCTGACGCAGGCTGCTGCAGAGGTGATCACAGAAAGCGGAGGGGTTCCTTTCGCCGGATATGTGAGCGACCCTTGCGACGGTAGGTCCCAGGGCACGGAAGGCATGTTTGACTCTCTTCCTTACCGCAACGATGCAGCGATCGTTTTCCGGCGACTTATCCGCTCCTTGCCTACTCGCAAAGGAGTGCTCGGTGTGGCGACCTGCGACAAGGGACTGCCTGCCATGATGATTGCTCTCGCCGGGATGCACGAACTCCCTTGCGTAATTGTGCCCGGCGGAGTGACATTACCTCCCACGGAGGGCGAAGATGCCGGGAAAATCCAAACTATAGGTGCAAGGTATGCTAATGGCGAAATCAGCCTAGAAGATGCTGCCGACCTCGGCTGCCGAGCTTGTGCCACACCGGGCGGAGGCTGCCAGTTTCTTGGAACGGCAGCTACTTCGCAGGTTATTGCAGAGGCTATGGGCATGACGGTGCCTCACGCTGCGCTTGCACCATCAGGACAGCCCGTATGGGAAGAGATGGCCAGGCAGTCGGCCCGCGCGATGATGACGCTAGAGGAAAAGGGAATCCGGATGAAGGATATATTGACCGAAGCGTCCATCCACAATGCGATGGTTGTTCATGCGGCCTTCGGCGGATCGACCAATTTACTGCTGCATATCCCTGCTTTCGCTCATTCGGCAGGGCTGCCCATTCCGTCTGTTCAAGATTGGATTCGTATCAATAAAGCCGTACCAAGGCTAGTCAGCGTATTGCCGAATGGTCCGGAATATCATCCGACTGTGTGCGTGTTTTTGGCCGGAGGGGTACCGGAAGTGATGCTGCATCTCCGACGTTTGGGGGTACTGAAAGAAAATGCGTTGACCGTAACCGGTGAAACGCTGGGTACTGTATTGGATTGGTGGGAAACGAGCGAGCGCCGTCAACGAATGAGAAGTCTGCTTATGGAAATGGATGGCATCGATCCGGACTACGTAATTATGAGTCCAGAACGTGCCAAAGAAAGGGGGTTGACCTCGACGGTTACGTTTCCTACTGGGAATCTGGCTCCGGAAGGTTCGGTGATTAAATCGACGGCGATTGACCCGTCAACTATTGGAGAGGATGGGGTATACCGTCATCGGGGCAATGCCAAGGTGTTTACCTCGGAGAAAGCGGCTATCTCGGCAATAAAGAAAGGCGGCATTCAAGCCGGAGATATTATGGTGTTGATTGGGCGCGGACCATTGGGTACCGGGATGGAGGAGACCTATCAATTAACCTCAGCACTAAAGCATTTGCCGTTCGGCAAATACGTATCCTTAATTACCGACGCCCGGTTTTCGGGCGTATCCACAGGTGCCTGCATCGGTCATGTTGGACCTGAAGCGCTAGCTGGCGGTCCGATTGGTAAACTGCGGGATGGAGATACAATCGACATCGTAGTTGACCGAAATCGTTTGGAAGGCAGCATCCATTTTCTAGGCGATGGTGGCAAATTGCTGCCCCCAGAAGAAGGAGCCCGTGTGCTTGCTGCCCGCGACCCTCACCCAGAGCTCGCCTCAGACGAAAAACTACCAGCAGATACTCGTTTATGGGCTGCCTTACAGTCTGTCAGCGGTGGAACCTGGGCAGGGAGTGTTTATGATGTGGATCGAATTCTCGCTGTATTAGAAGCAGGTACAAAAGCATTGGCTGTGCAGAACAATTAGGAGGGGAATGATGAGATGACCCATATTACGAACCCAATTTTGCCCGGATTCAATCCCTGTTCCTTCTATTCTTAGGGTAGATGATAATTACTATATTGCCACATCCACGTTTGAATGGTTTCCCAGTGTTCAAATTCATCATTCAAAGGATCTTATACATTGGCAGCTGCTTCGTCACCCACTATCAAGAAAGTCTCAAATAAATATGGAAGGCAACTTGGATTCCGGTGGAATCTGGGCGCCATGTTTAAGTTATCATAACGGTGTTTATTATTTGATCTACACGGATGTAAAAAGCAGAATTGGAGCTTTCAAGGATACCCATAACTATTTGGTAACAGCTACAGATATTAGTGGGCATTGGTCAGAGCCTATTTACCTAAACAGTAGTGGATTCGATCCGTCTTTGTTTCACGACGATGATGGGCGCAAGTGGCTCGTCAATATGCTTTGGGACGGGAATAAAGTAAGACCTGTTCAAAAATACGAGCAATTCACAAATCATATAATAAAAGGTTGATCTACCGATGCAACGTAGATCAACCTTTTTTTGTATTTTTATTAAGAAAAGTAAATGTTTGTTTTAAAAGTAAATAAGCGCGTTTATGTAGGAACATTTGTGTCGTTAGATTTTTTTTCCGACAACAAAAAATAACAAGTCGGATGTCGGGTGACAAGAACATTATCTCATTCCCGACAGATGGTGTGGAGTGAATGAGGTGGATATGGAAATACCTCGGAAAGGATACCTAAGATTGAACTACCATGAAAATTAAAAAGCAGGCAGTCGAAGAAAAAGACATCACTAAAGAAAACGCGGCTCATTCATTTTTTAAAAAATCTGCAGCGCCTAGGATTTTGGTGATCCGTAGATCAAGAGACTTCCGAGATTGTAACGTTGTAGCCTAAGGTCTCAAGTCTTCGAACCGAATTCCGTACAATAGCTCCAAGCTTTTGTTTATCATAGTAATCTTCACCTAAGTCTACATACATTTCTTTTCTTGTCAACAGATAATAAGCGATTCTTAGCATGGCATGGGCCACTACAATGGCTGCTCTTTTCCTACCTTTTCGTGCTAATGTTCGCCTATACATAGCACCAAGATAGTTTTTAGAGGCACCTACGGAATGTGCGGCTTCTGTTAATGCAGATTTTAAATATTTGTTTCCTTTCTTTCCTTTAGAAGACTTTCTTTTGCCTGCGCTCTCATTATGTCCAGGCACAAGTGCTGCCCAAGAACAAAAGTGAGCCGCACTTGGAAACTGGTTTTTAATATTTGTTCCTATTTCAGCTAAGATTTGTTCAGCCATTCGAGTGGCAATTCCAGGTATAGAATCTAATCGCTCTATGTCTTCCTGATCTGAAATAACTCTCTGGGCAACCTCTTGATCTAACATTGCAATTTGTTCGGTGAGAAAGTCGATGTGGGTTAAAATGGTTTTAAGCATCATGCGTTGATGAGGATTTACGTATCCTCGAAGAGCGAGTTCGAGTTCATCTTTTTTTTTTTTCATAGTGCGCCGAGCGAAGCTTGCTAATTTCTCAGGATCTTCTTCACCGTCTGCGATGGCGTTAAGCATGTCCTTAGACGAGACCCCCATAATATCTGAAACCACAGAGCCCAGTTTGATGTTTGCTCCCTCTAGCACTTTTTGAATCCGATTATGTTGCCTGGCACGTTCTTCAATGATGCTTCGGCGATAACGAACGAGCTCACGTAATTCTCGTTGAATTCGGTTTGGAATGAAACTCGCTTTCAGAAGTCCATGGCGAAGAAGTTGGGCGATCCATTCTGCGTCTTTGACATCCGTTTTCCGTCCTGGTAGAGCTTTCATATGCTGGGCATTTACAACTAAAAATTCAATATCTTCAGCTTCTAGTAGGTTAACAATTGGTTTCCAGAATATGCCTGTACTCTCCATCGCTACGTGGGTACAACCATGCTTTTTAATCCAGTCAATTAACTGGATTAGAAATACGGTTTTAGTAGAAAACGTCTGAATCTCCTTTCCTTCAGGTGTCATTGTACATGCAGTAATGGAATCCTTATGAACATCCATGCCACATGCGCGCTCAATGAGTATATCCATTGAAATAGTCCTTTCTACGGCTTTGAATATTGGGGGCTGGTGCAACAACCAAAATAGGATTAATCTACCATGAGTGCTTCCCGAAGGAGCGACATTCTGTGATGCACCGTGGTCGGTGGAGTCAGACTAACGGATGGGCTCAAAGGCACCATAGTTCATCGACCTTCCTCTCCCAGCCGTAGTAGCAGTATTGACGATTTTAATCTTTTTTCTTCATTTTCATCATCTGTGGTGCAGCGCGATTTTTGCGCTGCATGAATGACTAACGGGCAGAAATGCTCAATAAGTGCATAATTAAATAGTATTGTATGTTTCCTCATTCTTGGTACATATAAATTTAAGAATGGTGAATATTAACTTTTATAAATTAGGCATTTTAGGAAGTGATTAATATTCACATTGCACTTGCTTTATGGGCAGTTCTTGCCGCTATTC is drawn from Paenibacillus sp. V4I7 and contains these coding sequences:
- a CDS encoding DUF5060 domain-containing protein — protein: MNRKVEQWDMFELSVKGPAEGNPFTDVTFSATFKQRERSIEVPGFYDGAGTYKVRFMPGEQGVWTYETSGNLSELKGLSGEFECVAPAEGNHGPVKVSDTYHFAYADGTPHDSVGTTCYVWTHQGDELEELTLRTLKKAPFNKMRMCVFPKHYLYNNNDPLSYPFEGSREEGWNFTRFNPEFFRHFEKRVDDLRNLGIEADIILFHPYDNGRWGFDKMGMEVNIRYLRYLIARLSAFRNIWWSMANEYDLMGNMSIDDWDVIIQTVAEYDPYDHLRSIHNCGPFYDHNHSLLTHVSVQNSNLRGILQWREQYNKPVVVDECAYEGNLGYVWGNVTEQEMTRRFWEGFLSGGYVGHGETYVHPDEILWWSKGGELHGQSPDRIAFMKEIMESVPREYREPVTFQPHWENSPCIGKEGEYYLVYFGIHRPAVKYLELTKDRKYKIEIINTWEMTVTPLEGIYDANSNVELPGKQYIALRIQKT
- a CDS encoding sensor histidine kinase, producing MFYSEENVNLFNLQKARQTYWFKRLMDSGKGILWVPSSYFTDQDPNGKSFLAVLQGDIVIIVSDDGEGMSPDIVSKLLTNDLNNRTRGSGYGLRNINERIHLFYGPGYGLAFDSKPGIGTAVTIRIPVQKMQNV
- a CDS encoding IS110 family transposase, with the translated sequence MDILIERACGMDVHKDSITACTMTPEGKEIQTFSTKTVFLIQLIDWIKKHGCTHVAMESTGIFWKPIVNLLEAEDIEFLVVNAQHMKALPGRKTDVKDAEWIAQLLRHGLLKASFIPNRIQRELRELVRYRRSIIEERARQHNRIQKVLEGANIKLGSVVSDIMGVSSKDMLNAIADGEEDPEKLASFARRTMKKKKDELELALRGYVNPHQRMMLKTILTHIDFLTEQIAMLDQEVAQRVISDQEDIERLDSIPGIATRMAEQILAEIGTNIKNQFPSAAHFCSWAALVPGHNESAGKRKSSKGKKGNKYLKSALTEAAHSVGASKNYLGAMYRRTLARKGRKRAAIVVAHAMLRIAYYLLTRKEMYVDLGEDYYDKQKLGAIVRNSVRRLETLGYNVTISEVS
- a CDS encoding Gfo/Idh/MocA family protein translates to MEKIKVGIIGTGNISNAYFHNGKRFESMDIVACADLDIERAKAKAAEHGVKAYSVSEILSDPDIKLIINLTVPQAHADVSLQALEAGKHVFVEKPLAVTREDGRRVLDLAKSKGLSVGCAPDTFLGGGIQTCIKLIEDGWIGTPIGATAFMVGDGPEGWHPNPEFFYKSGGGPMFDMGPYYLTALIALLGPIKKVTGMTNISFPERTIGSGPNVGQKILVETPTHIAGVMEFASGPIGTILTSFDVKGGTQLPRIEVYGSQGTLIVPDPNTFGGPVIIQRAGGQVWSEIPLTHGYSENSRGIGAADMVKAIATGRKCRANGEMAFHVLEAMHGFHDASVQETHYFMKSTCEKPTLLPIGLTV
- a CDS encoding YjhG/YagF family D-xylonate dehydratase, coding for MTEQLKSIMANENNDLFTIRTHTQGPKGSLPLTKEMLLDAPSGELFGLTQNVGMGWKPSRLKGKQYLLLSTQGGIRKEDGSPVALGYHTGHWEVGLLTQAAAEVITESGGVPFAGYVSDPCDGRSQGTEGMFDSLPYRNDAAIVFRRLIRSLPTRKGVLGVATCDKGLPAMMIALAGMHELPCVIVPGGVTLPPTEGEDAGKIQTIGARYANGEISLEDAADLGCRACATPGGGCQFLGTAATSQVIAEAMGMTVPHAALAPSGQPVWEEMARQSARAMMTLEEKGIRMKDILTEASIHNAMVVHAAFGGSTNLLLHIPAFAHSAGLPIPSVQDWIRINKAVPRLVSVLPNGPEYHPTVCVFLAGGVPEVMLHLRRLGVLKENALTVTGETLGTVLDWWETSERRQRMRSLLMEMDGIDPDYVIMSPERAKERGLTSTVTFPTGNLAPEGSVIKSTAIDPSTIGEDGVYRHRGNAKVFTSEKAAISAIKKGGIQAGDIMVLIGRGPLGTGMEETYQLTSALKHLPFGKYVSLITDARFSGVSTGACIGHVGPEALAGGPIGKLRDGDTIDIVVDRNRLEGSIHFLGDGGKLLPPEEGARVLAARDPHPELASDEKLPADTRLWAALQSVSGGTWAGSVYDVDRILAVLEAGTKALAVQNN